One genomic region from Haloprofundus salinisoli encodes:
- a CDS encoding gamma-glutamylcyclotransferase family protein, with product MDVFVYGTLTDPERVAELVDSYVFVGPARLSGLRPVSGRYPTLAPGGEVAGRLLRTDDVAALDRYEGVDAGLYVRVDVPRVSADESEPTGRENADGPGDVAVYVGDPERLDTEESVSWPGDGPLEARVRRYVVEHDVRVHELE from the coding sequence ATGGACGTCTTCGTCTACGGGACGCTCACCGACCCCGAGCGCGTCGCCGAGCTCGTCGATTCGTACGTCTTCGTCGGCCCCGCCCGACTCTCCGGTCTCCGCCCCGTCTCGGGGCGGTATCCGACGCTCGCACCCGGCGGCGAGGTGGCGGGGCGACTGCTCCGAACCGACGACGTGGCGGCGCTGGACCGCTACGAGGGCGTCGACGCCGGCCTGTACGTCCGCGTCGACGTGCCACGCGTTTCGGCGGACGAGAGCGAACCGACTGGCCGCGAGAACGCGGACGGTCCGGGCGACGTGGCGGTGTACGTCGGCGACCCCGAGCGCCTCGACACCGAGGAATCGGTTTCCTGGCCGGGCGACGGGCCGCTCGAAGCGCGAGTGCGTCGATACGTCGTCGAACACGACGTGAGAGTGCACGAACTCGAATGA
- a CDS encoding DUF7503 family protein encodes MSEHPIASYLRDHPRMIGVLFTMTLLLSQAGAVAANNAFCTNGP; translated from the coding sequence ATGAGCGAACACCCAATCGCAAGTTACCTGCGCGACCACCCACGAATGATCGGCGTCCTGTTCACGATGACGCTCCTGCTCTCGCAGGCAGGGGCCGTAGCGGCGAACAACGCATTTTGCACTAACGGACCGTAA
- a CDS encoding DUF7535 family protein → MSSDDETPGLMTKAYRTVTPGYRSHPDTEMNVIGLTYALLLVILIVPLLPFMVIVWLLTRVFERIERRRGTEETEAE, encoded by the coding sequence ATGAGTTCCGACGACGAGACGCCGGGGCTGATGACGAAAGCGTACCGGACGGTGACGCCCGGCTACCGCAGTCACCCAGACACCGAGATGAACGTCATCGGCCTGACGTACGCGCTGCTGCTGGTGATTCTCATCGTACCGTTGCTTCCGTTTATGGTCATCGTCTGGCTCCTCACGCGGGTGTTCGAGCGTATCGAACGACGGCGGGGGACCGAGGAGACGGAAGCGGAGTAA
- a CDS encoding Rid family detoxifying hydrolase: protein MKRIISTDDAPAAVGAYSQATTNGSILFTAGQIPLTPDGELLDDADISTQTEQALDNVMAILAAEDADASDVLKMTVFLGDIDDFKEMNETYATYFGEEPPARSAVEVANLPKGVGVEIEAIASLE from the coding sequence ATGAAGCGAATCATCAGCACGGACGATGCGCCCGCCGCAGTCGGCGCGTACAGTCAGGCGACGACGAACGGCTCCATCCTCTTCACCGCGGGTCAGATTCCGCTGACGCCCGACGGTGAGCTGCTCGACGACGCCGATATCTCGACGCAGACCGAACAGGCGCTCGACAACGTGATGGCGATTCTCGCCGCCGAAGACGCCGACGCGAGCGACGTACTGAAGATGACGGTGTTCCTCGGCGACATCGACGACTTCAAGGAGATGAACGAGACGTACGCGACGTACTTCGGCGAGGAACCGCCGGCGCGAAGCGCCGTCGAAGTCGCCAACCTCCCGAAGGGCGTGGGCGTCGAGATCGAGGCCATCGCGTCGCTGGAGTGA
- the ilvA gene encoding threonine ammonia-lyase gives MLSLSDVLAARERVNEVARHTPLEYSHTFSDMTGADVHLKLENFQRTGSFKIRGATNRIVTLSEAEKEAGVVTASAGNHAQGVALAATRAGVESTIVMPQYAPISKVKATERYGGDVVLSGVDYNDAQAKAREIEEAEGRTYVHAFDDEYVMAGQGTIGLEIVEDCPNLDTVVVPIGGGGLISGIATAITAKKPDARVIGVEAEGASSVADSLQKGEVHELDSVDTIADGIATRNVGTAPFEVIRERVDEVVTVSDEEIAVALMYLLERSKTLVEGAGAVALAALLSDTFDYEEGETIVPALCGGNIDLNTLTTVILRGLVETGRYLKIRTVLKDRPGALEDLIHIVAEQQANIYAIRHDRTSRDIGMSDTEVELDLEMRGPEHVETMLAEIRERGYEVEVLV, from the coding sequence ATGCTCTCTCTATCGGACGTTCTGGCGGCCCGCGAACGAGTGAACGAAGTCGCACGTCACACGCCACTGGAGTACTCGCACACGTTCTCGGATATGACCGGCGCGGACGTCCATCTGAAACTGGAGAACTTCCAGCGGACCGGGTCGTTCAAGATCCGCGGCGCGACGAACCGCATCGTGACGCTGTCGGAGGCGGAGAAGGAGGCCGGCGTGGTCACCGCCAGCGCCGGCAACCACGCGCAGGGAGTCGCGCTCGCGGCCACGCGGGCGGGCGTCGAATCGACCATCGTGATGCCGCAGTACGCGCCCATCTCGAAGGTGAAAGCGACCGAGCGCTACGGCGGCGACGTGGTGCTCTCGGGCGTCGACTACAACGACGCGCAGGCGAAAGCCCGCGAGATAGAGGAGGCCGAGGGCCGGACGTACGTCCACGCGTTCGACGACGAGTACGTGATGGCGGGGCAGGGGACCATCGGCCTCGAAATCGTCGAGGACTGCCCGAACCTCGACACCGTCGTCGTCCCCATCGGCGGGGGCGGCCTCATCTCCGGCATCGCCACCGCGATAACGGCGAAGAAGCCCGACGCCCGAGTTATCGGCGTCGAGGCGGAGGGCGCGTCGAGCGTTGCCGACTCGCTACAGAAAGGCGAGGTTCACGAGTTGGACAGCGTCGACACCATCGCGGACGGCATCGCCACGCGCAACGTCGGCACGGCCCCGTTCGAGGTCATCCGAGAACGCGTCGACGAGGTCGTCACCGTCTCCGACGAGGAGATCGCCGTGGCGCTGATGTACCTGCTCGAACGGAGCAAGACGCTCGTCGAGGGGGCGGGTGCGGTGGCGCTTGCGGCGCTGCTTTCTGACACGTTCGACTACGAGGAGGGAGAGACCATCGTCCCCGCGCTCTGTGGCGGCAACATCGACCTCAACACGCTCACGACGGTCATCCTCCGTGGGTTGGTAGAGACTGGACGCTACCTCAAGATTCGCACCGTGCTCAAGGACAGACCGGGCGCGCTGGAGGACCTCATCCACATCGTCGCCGAACAGCAGGCGAACATCTACGCCATCCGTCACGACCGGACCTCCCGCGACATCGGCATGAGCGACACCGAGGTGGAACTCGACCTGGAGATGCGCGGCCCCGAGCACGTGGAAACGATGCTCGCCGAGATTCGTGAGCGCGGCTACGAAGTCGAAGTGCTCGTCTGA
- a CDS encoding PRC-barrel domain containing protein — MATLTSEDEGKVLVDAAGEKLGLVKSVERNVAYVDPDPGVTDAILAVFGRENADTDDLAVDGGYIETVSEGEIRLRKDI; from the coding sequence ATGGCAACGCTGACTTCCGAAGACGAGGGAAAAGTGCTAGTCGACGCCGCGGGCGAGAAACTCGGCCTCGTGAAATCCGTCGAGCGGAACGTCGCCTACGTCGACCCCGACCCGGGCGTCACCGACGCGATCTTGGCCGTCTTCGGCCGCGAAAACGCCGACACCGACGATCTGGCGGTCGACGGCGGGTACATCGAGACAGTGAGCGAAGGCGAGATACGCCTCCGAAAGGATATCTGA
- a CDS encoding MATE family efflux transporter, whose protein sequence is MAEQTFRTLMRTTDVIVTALFSPAAVVAIGLADLYARFPLRIGLGLGGGAIALSSQDTGSGATANRDEAITQALLMGILAGIPFALFGLFFGEWAISILGASERVARLGGRYLALIFATAPARHVALIGARSLQGTGDTRTPMYINVFANALNITGTVVLGLGLFGFPELRVVGVGIATAVANVVTAVLLLLAMWTSWSEASFARPRDLVIARQLVEVSIPRIAEGFVATLAEFPFNSLLLGFGTAVNAGFQIGRRMYQQVTGPLSRGYSVAASVVVGQALGDADPDRARFEGWAVAALGVVTVGAIGLLLVLGAGWFVRLFSDDPQTVRYATNFARVYGLAGGVLAVFVALSGALQGASETRTPFVARATGMLGFFLGFSWLVGEILGYGPLGAYLGIGLSYLWMALVVGWSFRRSDWASRAARMMAERGSATEG, encoded by the coding sequence ATGGCCGAGCAGACGTTCCGGACGCTGATGCGGACGACGGACGTCATCGTGACGGCGCTGTTCTCGCCGGCGGCCGTCGTCGCCATCGGCCTCGCAGACCTCTACGCCCGGTTCCCGCTTCGCATCGGCCTCGGACTCGGCGGCGGTGCCATCGCGCTGTCGAGTCAGGACACCGGGAGCGGCGCGACGGCCAACCGCGACGAGGCCATCACGCAGGCGCTGTTGATGGGGATTCTGGCGGGAATTCCGTTCGCGCTGTTCGGGCTCTTCTTCGGCGAGTGGGCGATCTCGATACTCGGTGCGTCCGAGAGAGTCGCCCGGCTCGGCGGGCGGTATCTCGCGCTCATCTTCGCCACCGCGCCGGCACGTCACGTCGCGCTCATCGGTGCGCGTTCGCTACAGGGAACCGGCGACACGCGGACGCCGATGTATATCAACGTCTTCGCCAACGCGCTCAACATCACCGGCACCGTCGTGCTCGGCCTCGGTCTGTTCGGCTTTCCGGAACTGCGCGTCGTCGGCGTCGGCATCGCCACGGCCGTTGCCAACGTCGTGACGGCGGTGCTGCTCCTGCTTGCAATGTGGACATCGTGGAGCGAGGCGTCGTTCGCACGGCCCCGCGATCTGGTCATCGCCCGCCAACTCGTCGAGGTCAGCATCCCGCGCATCGCCGAGGGGTTCGTCGCCACGCTCGCGGAGTTTCCGTTCAACTCGCTGCTTCTGGGCTTCGGCACCGCCGTCAACGCGGGCTTTCAGATCGGCCGCCGGATGTACCAGCAGGTGACTGGCCCGCTCTCGCGCGGGTACAGCGTCGCCGCCAGCGTCGTCGTCGGACAGGCGCTCGGCGACGCCGACCCGGACCGAGCCAGGTTCGAGGGGTGGGCCGTCGCGGCGCTCGGCGTCGTCACCGTCGGAGCCATCGGTCTCCTCTTGGTTCTCGGCGCTGGGTGGTTCGTCCGTCTCTTCTCGGACGACCCACAGACGGTCCGGTACGCGACGAACTTCGCGCGAGTGTACGGCCTCGCGGGTGGCGTCCTCGCGGTGTTCGTCGCGCTCTCGGGGGCGCTCCAGGGCGCGAGCGAGACGCGGACGCCGTTCGTCGCGCGCGCTACCGGGATGCTCGGCTTCTTCCTCGGTTTCTCGTGGCTGGTCGGCGAGATACTCGGTTACGGTCCGCTCGGCGCGTATCTCGGCATCGGACTCAGCTATCTCTGGATGGCGCTCGTCGTCGGCTGGAGTTTCCGCAGAAGCGATTGGGCGAGTCGAGCGGCGAGGATGATGGCCGAGCGAGGGAGCGCGACCGAGGGGTGA
- a CDS encoding DUF4352 domain-containing protein, producing MPSRRAVVAAGLVAISGCSTGSSDGGETDEDRQTEFRSSRTTADEETESATPMQELRVGETADIDGASVTVSAIDAQESVYVTQIDWMDVLTAPPARFVFASVTVETESQFPASRFSLVDGDGRISSHTDFGNRPGYAVLPDSALSSGGEPNRSLSADGSEGWIGFQVPAPYDGNKLEVALAADGEAATWELPEKSVETLRAPLPTFEYAEVQIPEVAPLNGSFEVTVSVRNTSDTDGTFRGSPNVNEMLYGPFSLFVPAGSEKTWKTEMRTSEYADEKGDEIGLSLFSPLETIERTVVAESAHS from the coding sequence ATGCCCTCCAGACGTGCGGTCGTCGCTGCCGGATTGGTCGCTATTTCGGGATGTTCGACTGGTTCGAGTGACGGGGGAGAGACGGACGAAGACCGACAGACGGAGTTTCGGTCGAGTCGGACTACGGCTGACGAGGAAACCGAGAGTGCGACGCCGATGCAGGAACTTCGCGTCGGCGAGACGGCGGATATCGACGGCGCTTCCGTCACCGTGTCGGCGATAGATGCACAGGAATCGGTCTACGTCACACAAATCGACTGGATGGACGTTCTCACCGCTCCCCCAGCGCGATTCGTCTTCGCGTCGGTAACTGTCGAAACCGAATCGCAGTTCCCAGCATCACGGTTCAGCCTTGTCGACGGCGACGGTCGCATCAGCTCACACACCGATTTCGGGAACCGCCCCGGTTACGCCGTCCTGCCCGACAGCGCTCTTTCATCCGGTGGCGAGCCGAACCGGTCGCTCAGCGCAGACGGGTCGGAGGGATGGATTGGATTCCAGGTACCGGCCCCCTACGACGGTAATAAACTCGAAGTGGCGTTGGCTGCCGACGGCGAGGCGGCGACGTGGGAACTTCCCGAGAAGTCCGTCGAAACGCTTCGCGCGCCGCTCCCGACCTTTGAGTACGCTGAGGTTCAGATACCCGAGGTAGCGCCTCTCAACGGCTCTTTCGAGGTGACCGTTAGCGTCCGGAACACGAGCGACACAGACGGAACGTTTCGCGGGAGTCCGAACGTCAACGAGATGCTGTACGGCCCATTCTCACTGTTCGTTCCAGCCGGGTCGGAGAAAACGTGGAAGACGGAGATGCGAACTTCGGAGTACGCCGATGAGAAGGGCGACGAAATCGGTCTCTCCCTCTTCAGTCCACTGGAAACAATCGAGCGGACCGTCGTCGCCGAATCCGCCCACTCGTAG
- a CDS encoding potassium channel family protein: MDPGEVKYEPVSVKAVLSEMKDTAELLIDLSYSAVLHGSDQVAAEVLTLEEQMDILQLKARMSLLMSARTTEDAEALAPVLGVVGAAEKISDAAGDIAKIVLEDIGLPEAMRAALPEAVEVVVRAELAEGTPYDGRTLEEINMETETGVRIIAIRQAQPTGKTGWLTNPGPETTLHTGDVVILRGRSEGLETVYESATGHPYEVPDAPDPTIDDLGRAVDSIVLMKNMSELAVDLAYGAVLFDSEGVAEEVHELEAEVDALQSRFEAWVLRAAARVEDPISLRGLVHLATATEEISDAALEISEGVLRGLDTHPVVAAAVEESDEIIVRLTVAEGSTLADATLAERMVKTETGMRVIAVRRPESAAERNGGDWVVSPGPTTELHAGDVVIAKGTRAGAERLSELAGDPQEFE, encoded by the coding sequence ATGGACCCCGGAGAGGTCAAGTACGAACCCGTGAGCGTGAAAGCGGTGCTCTCGGAGATGAAAGACACCGCCGAACTGCTCATCGACCTCTCGTACTCCGCCGTGTTACACGGCAGCGACCAGGTCGCCGCCGAAGTGCTGACGCTCGAAGAGCAGATGGACATCCTCCAACTCAAAGCCCGAATGAGTCTCCTGATGTCCGCGCGCACCACCGAGGACGCGGAGGCGCTCGCACCCGTCCTCGGCGTCGTCGGCGCGGCGGAGAAGATTTCGGACGCCGCCGGCGACATCGCCAAAATCGTGCTCGAAGATATCGGTCTGCCGGAGGCGATGCGCGCGGCGCTTCCCGAGGCCGTCGAGGTGGTCGTCCGCGCCGAACTCGCCGAGGGGACGCCGTACGACGGCCGGACGCTCGAAGAGATAAACATGGAGACCGAGACCGGCGTTCGCATCATCGCCATCCGGCAGGCGCAGCCGACGGGAAAGACCGGGTGGCTCACGAACCCCGGTCCGGAGACGACGCTGCACACGGGCGACGTGGTCATCCTCAGGGGGCGCTCGGAAGGCCTCGAAACGGTGTACGAGTCGGCGACGGGCCACCCCTACGAGGTGCCGGACGCGCCCGACCCGACCATCGACGACCTGGGTCGCGCCGTCGACTCCATCGTGCTGATGAAGAACATGAGCGAACTCGCCGTCGACCTCGCCTACGGCGCGGTGCTGTTCGACAGCGAGGGCGTCGCCGAGGAGGTCCACGAACTGGAAGCCGAGGTCGACGCGCTCCAGTCGCGCTTCGAGGCGTGGGTGCTCCGCGCGGCAGCCCGCGTCGAAGACCCCATCTCGCTTCGCGGCCTCGTCCACCTCGCCACCGCCACCGAGGAGATAAGCGACGCCGCCCTCGAAATCAGCGAGGGCGTCCTCCGGGGGCTGGACACCCACCCGGTCGTCGCCGCCGCCGTCGAGGAGTCCGACGAGATCATCGTCCGCCTCACCGTCGCCGAGGGAAGTACGCTCGCGGACGCGACGCTCGCCGAGCGGATGGTGAAAACCGAGACGGGGATGCGCGTCATCGCCGTCCGTCGTCCCGAATCCGCCGCTGAACGAAACGGCGGCGACTGGGTCGTCTCGCCGGGACCGACGACGGAACTCCACGCCGGAGACGTCGTCATCGCAAAGGGAACCCGCGCGGGGGCCGAACGCCTCAGCGAACTCGCGGGCGATCCCCAGGAGTTCGAGTAA
- a CDS encoding DUF7536 family protein, giving the protein MSDVPERPQSGGLVQALSVPQHAKVGVASGVLLALCAYLFRVLERFGPFGGTQQFPLVGPEGWFLLLAFVLATTTAMLVTAVLTVVSAYRLAREL; this is encoded by the coding sequence GTGAGCGACGTTCCTGAGCGACCACAGTCGGGCGGCCTCGTGCAGGCGCTGTCGGTTCCACAGCACGCGAAAGTCGGCGTCGCGTCGGGTGTCCTGTTGGCCCTCTGTGCGTATCTGTTCCGGGTGCTCGAACGGTTCGGGCCGTTCGGCGGCACTCAACAGTTCCCGCTGGTCGGTCCGGAGGGGTGGTTCCTGCTTCTGGCCTTCGTGCTCGCGACGACGACGGCGATGCTCGTCACCGCCGTGTTGACCGTCGTCTCCGCGTATCGGTTGGCGCGCGAACTCTGA
- the thsB gene encoding thermosome subunit beta, with the protein MIILGEDSQRVKDRDAQAYNIRAARAVAEAVRSTLGPKGMDKMLVDSMGDVTVTNDGVTILKEMDIDNPTAEMIIEVAETQEDEAGDGTTTAVAIAGELLKNAEDLLEQDIHPTAVIKGYNLASEKAREEVDNIATRVDPDDEGLLKKVAETSMTGKGAELNKDVLADLVVGAVQQVTVEADDGSHVVDMENVKIETQTGRSAGESELLRGAVINKDPVHDDMPVEFDEANILLLNEAVEVEEAGVDTNVSIDSPDQLQQFLDQEEEQLKKKVDQIVGSGADVVFCQKGIDDLAQHYLAKQGVLAVRRTKKSDIEFLKNVVGGSVVTDLDDIGDADLGFGSVRRDEEDELFYVEGEDAHGVTLLLRGSTDHVVDELERGIHDALDVVATTVSDGRVLAGGGAIEVELASRLRDFADSVSGREQLAVEAFADALELVPRVLAENAGLDAIDTLVDLRAAHEEGDVRAGLNAFTGDVEDTFEAGIVEPAHAKEQALSSATEAANLVLKIDDIIAAGDLSTGGNDDEEGGAPGGMGGMGGMGGMGGAM; encoded by the coding sequence ATGATTATTCTCGGAGAGGACTCCCAGCGCGTCAAGGACCGCGACGCGCAGGCGTACAACATTCGCGCCGCCCGCGCGGTAGCGGAGGCCGTCCGCTCCACGCTCGGACCGAAAGGGATGGACAAGATGCTCGTCGACTCGATGGGCGACGTCACCGTCACGAACGACGGCGTCACCATCCTCAAAGAGATGGACATCGACAACCCGACGGCCGAGATGATTATCGAGGTCGCCGAGACCCAGGAGGACGAGGCCGGTGACGGGACGACGACGGCCGTCGCGATCGCGGGCGAACTGCTGAAGAACGCCGAGGACCTCCTCGAACAGGACATCCACCCGACGGCGGTCATCAAGGGCTACAACCTCGCCAGCGAGAAGGCCCGCGAGGAAGTCGACAACATCGCGACGCGGGTCGACCCCGACGACGAAGGGCTGCTGAAGAAGGTCGCCGAGACCTCGATGACGGGCAAGGGCGCCGAGCTCAACAAGGACGTGCTCGCGGACCTCGTCGTCGGCGCGGTCCAGCAGGTCACCGTCGAGGCCGACGACGGCTCCCACGTCGTCGACATGGAGAACGTCAAGATCGAGACGCAGACGGGTCGCTCCGCCGGTGAGTCCGAGCTGCTCCGCGGCGCGGTCATCAACAAAGACCCCGTCCACGACGACATGCCCGTCGAGTTCGACGAGGCGAACATCCTGCTGCTCAACGAGGCCGTCGAAGTCGAGGAAGCCGGCGTCGACACGAACGTCTCCATCGACAGTCCCGACCAGCTCCAGCAGTTCCTCGACCAGGAGGAGGAGCAGCTGAAGAAGAAGGTCGACCAGATCGTCGGCTCCGGCGCTGACGTCGTCTTCTGTCAGAAGGGTATCGACGACCTCGCCCAGCACTACCTCGCCAAGCAGGGCGTGCTCGCGGTCCGCCGGACGAAGAAGTCCGACATCGAGTTCCTCAAGAACGTCGTCGGCGGTAGCGTCGTCACCGACCTCGACGACATCGGCGACGCCGACCTCGGCTTCGGCTCGGTCCGCCGCGACGAGGAGGACGAGCTGTTCTACGTCGAGGGCGAGGACGCCCACGGCGTGACGCTCCTGCTCCGTGGCTCCACCGACCACGTCGTCGACGAACTGGAGCGCGGCATCCACGACGCGCTCGACGTCGTCGCCACCACCGTCTCCGACGGCCGCGTGCTCGCCGGCGGCGGCGCTATCGAGGTCGAACTCGCCTCGCGGCTCCGCGACTTCGCCGACTCGGTCTCCGGCCGCGAACAGCTCGCGGTCGAGGCGTTCGCCGACGCGCTCGAACTCGTCCCGCGCGTCCTCGCCGAGAACGCCGGCCTCGACGCCATCGACACGCTCGTCGACCTCCGCGCGGCCCACGAAGAGGGCGACGTGCGTGCCGGCCTGAACGCCTTCACCGGCGACGTCGAGGACACCTTCGAGGCGGGCATCGTCGAACCCGCTCACGCCAAAGAGCAGGCGCTCTCGTCTGCCACCGAGGCCGCGAACCTCGTGCTGAAGATAGACGACATCATCGCCGCGGGCGACCTCTCGACCGGCGGCAACGACGACGAGGAAGGCGGCGCACCCGGCGGCATGGGTGGCATGGGCGGTATGGGCGGCATGGGCGGTGCTATGTGA
- the citZ gene encoding citrate synthase — protein sequence MADELKRGLEGVLVAESELSHIDGDEGRLIYRGYTIEDLARNASYEEVLYLLWHGELPTREELDSFSASMAEERHLEEGAYDEIRELAEQDEEPMAALRTLVSSFSAYDPDSGVEDVTDEEVNARKGRRITAKIPTALAAFNRLRNGNEPVEPREDLGHAANFLYMLNDEEPDDVLAETFDMALVLHADHGLNASTFSAMVTASTLSELHSAITSAVGTLSGSLHGGANANVMKMLKEVDESDRDPTEWVKNALDEGRRVPGFGHRVYNVKDPRAKILGEKSEELGEAAGDAKWYEMSVAIEEYISEEKGLAPNVDFYSASTYYQMGIPVDIYTPIFALSRVGGWVAHVLEQYDDNRLIRPRARYVGDEHNEWVDIDER from the coding sequence ATGGCAGACGAGCTAAAACGGGGCCTCGAAGGCGTCCTAGTCGCCGAATCCGAACTTAGTCATATCGACGGCGACGAGGGCCGTCTTATCTATCGCGGCTACACCATCGAGGACCTCGCGCGCAACGCGAGTTACGAGGAAGTGCTCTATCTGCTGTGGCATGGAGAACTTCCGACGCGCGAGGAACTCGACTCCTTCTCGGCGTCGATGGCCGAGGAACGACACCTCGAAGAGGGTGCGTACGACGAGATTCGTGAACTCGCCGAACAGGACGAGGAGCCGATGGCGGCGCTGCGAACCCTCGTCTCGTCCTTCTCGGCGTACGACCCCGACAGCGGCGTCGAGGACGTCACCGACGAGGAAGTCAACGCTCGCAAGGGTCGGCGCATCACGGCGAAGATTCCGACGGCGCTGGCGGCGTTCAATCGCCTCCGAAACGGCAACGAGCCGGTCGAGCCGCGCGAGGACCTCGGTCACGCCGCGAACTTCCTCTACATGCTCAACGACGAGGAGCCCGACGACGTGCTCGCGGAGACGTTCGACATGGCGCTGGTGCTCCACGCCGACCACGGCCTGAACGCCTCGACGTTCTCGGCGATGGTCACCGCCTCCACGCTCTCGGAACTGCACAGCGCCATCACGAGCGCGGTCGGGACGCTCTCGGGGAGCCTCCACGGCGGCGCGAACGCGAACGTGATGAAGATGCTCAAAGAGGTCGACGAGAGCGACCGCGACCCGACCGAGTGGGTGAAGAACGCCCTCGACGAGGGCCGCCGCGTCCCCGGCTTCGGCCACCGCGTCTACAACGTCAAAGACCCCCGCGCGAAAATCCTCGGCGAGAAGTCCGAGGAGCTGGGGGAGGCGGCGGGCGACGCGAAGTGGTACGAGATGAGCGTCGCCATCGAGGAGTACATCTCAGAGGAGAAGGGTCTCGCACCGAACGTCGACTTCTACTCGGCGTCGACGTACTACCAGATGGGCATCCCCGTCGACATCTACACGCCCATCTTCGCGCTCTCGCGCGTCGGCGGGTGGGTCGCCCACGTCCTCGAACAGTACGACGACAACCGCCTCATCCGGCCCCGTGCTCGCTACGTCGGCGACGAGCACAACGAGTGGGTCGATATCGACGAGCGGTAA
- a CDS encoding ornithine cyclodeaminase family protein: MKTLLLNSEDVHQNARMPELIRAIEDAFAAYERGDAQMPPKSYIDLPQYNGDFRSMPAYLEAEDWDAAGIKWVNVHTDNPGDHDLPTVMGTMIYSDPETAFPLAIMDGTELTMQRTGAAAAVATDHLAVEDATSMGIVGAGVQSYTQLRAISQVRPIEEVVVSDLDEERVARFIDTFEDEFDIRAGSIEEAASCDVLSTVTPVESPIVPREAVGERTHINAMGADAEGKHELADEVLLDAKLVIDDYDQTTHSGEINVPYNAGVLGDDDIYGQIGEIVVGKKDGRTAADGITVFDSTGLAIQDVAAARVVYEHADENDNGYPFDLLGLDA; encoded by the coding sequence ATGAAGACGCTGCTCCTCAACAGCGAGGACGTACACCAAAACGCCCGCATGCCGGAGCTCATCCGGGCCATCGAGGACGCCTTCGCCGCCTACGAGCGCGGCGACGCGCAGATGCCGCCCAAATCCTACATCGACCTGCCGCAGTACAACGGCGACTTCCGGTCGATGCCCGCCTATCTGGAGGCGGAGGACTGGGACGCCGCCGGCATCAAGTGGGTGAACGTCCACACCGACAACCCCGGCGACCACGACCTTCCCACGGTCATGGGGACGATGATCTACTCGGACCCCGAGACGGCGTTCCCGCTGGCCATCATGGATGGCACCGAGCTGACGATGCAGCGCACCGGCGCGGCCGCCGCCGTCGCCACCGACCACCTCGCCGTCGAGGACGCGACGTCGATGGGCATCGTCGGCGCCGGCGTCCAGTCGTACACGCAACTGCGCGCCATCTCGCAGGTCCGGCCCATCGAGGAGGTCGTCGTCTCCGACCTCGACGAGGAGCGCGTCGCGCGCTTTATCGACACCTTCGAGGACGAGTTCGACATCCGCGCGGGCAGCATCGAGGAGGCCGCGTCCTGCGACGTGCTCTCGACGGTGACGCCCGTCGAGTCGCCCATCGTCCCCCGCGAGGCCGTCGGCGAGCGCACCCACATCAACGCGATGGGTGCCGACGCCGAGGGGAAACACGAACTCGCCGACGAGGTGCTTCTGGACGCCAAGCTCGTCATCGACGACTACGACCAGACGACCCACTCCGGCGAGATCAACGTCCCCTACAACGCGGGCGTCCTCGGCGACGACGACATCTACGGCCAGATCGGCGAGATCGTCGTCGGCAAGAAGGACGGTCGAACCGCCGCCGACGGCATCACCGTCTTCGATTCGACGGGTCTGGCAATTCAGGACGTCGCCGCCGCCCGCGTCGTCTACGAACACGCCGACGAGAACGACAACGGCTACCCGTTCGACCTGCTGGGTCTGGACGCATAG
- a CDS encoding DUF7344 domain-containing protein has translation MRRARTDIERVERGVPLSVDALAETVSERNTRKVGADALQAESASERVERLRIALYHVHLPKLAAADLVAFDEKTQRISPTERTLASVDFLDGLQ, from the coding sequence GTGAGACGGGCGCGCACCGATATCGAGCGAGTCGAACGAGGGGTTCCGTTGTCGGTAGACGCTCTGGCAGAGACCGTCTCCGAACGAAACACTCGGAAGGTCGGGGCGGACGCCCTGCAAGCCGAGTCGGCTTCCGAGCGAGTCGAGCGCCTGCGAATCGCGCTGTACCACGTCCACCTGCCGAAGTTGGCGGCCGCAGACCTCGTCGCGTTCGACGAGAAGACCCAACGGATCTCGCCGACGGAGCGGACGCTCGCCAGCGTCGACTTCCTCGACGGACTACAGTAA